In the Pseudanabaena sp. PCC 7367 genome, one interval contains:
- a CDS encoding SDR family oxidoreductase, whose translation MTKTVLITGASSGIGKATAILFQQQGWQVAATMRSPERVAQQDPEFANLERLLMLRLDVTEPESIVQAIATTLDKFGSIDVVVNNAGYALVGAFELTTPDQIQKQFETNVFGLMAVTRAVLPHLRQQRQGTIVNVASVGGRVTFPIYSLYHATKWAIEGFSESLQYELRPFNLKVKIIEPGPIKTDFYDRSADMSLSSEIPEYDQFAAQVMPQMLKAGEEGAAPEQVAKVIYRASTDRSRQLRYPADRNARFLLFLRKLLPERIFTKIVQTILIK comes from the coding sequence ATGACCAAAACTGTATTAATTACCGGTGCTTCCAGTGGCATTGGCAAGGCAACCGCAATTTTATTCCAGCAGCAGGGCTGGCAGGTGGCAGCAACGATGCGATCGCCGGAGCGAGTGGCTCAGCAAGACCCTGAATTTGCAAATCTAGAGCGCTTATTGATGTTGCGGTTGGATGTAACCGAGCCGGAATCAATTGTCCAGGCGATCGCTACCACGCTGGATAAATTTGGCTCGATCGATGTGGTGGTAAATAATGCTGGTTATGCGCTGGTGGGGGCATTTGAGCTGACTACACCAGACCAGATTCAAAAGCAATTTGAAACCAATGTATTTGGCCTAATGGCTGTCACTCGTGCAGTTTTGCCCCATTTGCGTCAACAACGCCAGGGCACGATTGTAAATGTGGCCTCGGTCGGCGGCCGGGTTACCTTCCCGATCTATAGTCTTTATCACGCTACAAAATGGGCGATAGAAGGATTCTCGGAATCACTGCAATATGAACTACGGCCATTTAACCTCAAGGTCAAAATCATTGAGCCGGGGCCGATCAAAACCGATTTTTACGATCGCTCCGCCGATATGTCGCTCAGTTCTGAGATCCCTGAATATGATCAATTTGCCGCTCAGGTGATGCCCCAGATGTTGAAAGCGGGCGAAGAAGGCGCAGCACCAGAGCAAGTGGCAAAAGTAATCTACAGGGCTAGCACCGATCGCAGTAGGCAATTGCGTTATCCCGCCGATCGCAATGCCAGGTTTTTGCTATTTTTGCGCAAGCTCCTGCCCGAGCGCATTTTTACGAAGATTGTGCAAACTATATTGATTAAATAG
- a CDS encoding 4a-hydroxytetrahydrobiopterin dehydratase gives MAVEKLSPQAINDGLSTLTGWEIKNEKLNKSFKFKDFNEAFGFMTRIALVAESINHHPELFNVYNNVTIDLTTHDAGGISNLDLEFAKRVNSF, from the coding sequence ATGGCAGTAGAAAAATTATCCCCTCAGGCCATTAATGATGGTTTGTCAACCTTGACAGGATGGGAAATCAAGAACGAGAAGCTTAATAAGTCATTTAAGTTTAAGGATTTTAATGAGGCCTTTGGCTTTATGACCCGTATTGCTTTGGTGGCTGAGAGCATTAATCATCATCCTGAGCTGTTTAATGTTTACAACAATGTCACGATCGACCTGACCACCCATGATGCTGGCGGCATTAGTAACTTAGATCTTGAATTTGCCAAGCGAGTAAATTCATTTTGA
- the phoU gene encoding phosphate signaling complex protein PhoU, whose product MQELSDHGQIRSKFDRQLIQIQQNVLRMGALVESSFWLAHTALFERNLESALQLALQDKQIDRYYRQIEQDCINAIALQAPVSRDLRWLSAMMQLTRDLERIGDYAENLGEIAVKLFPYPIPTYIARIEMMANRCRAMLALSLVALANMDAEAGFKIKIKDDAVDDDYQDLYNLLSCQKPDSSSSEPIMLSVLAIHHLERMADHATNIGQRVGYVVTGDRS is encoded by the coding sequence ATGCAAGAACTATCCGATCACGGTCAAATTAGAAGCAAGTTCGATCGCCAATTGATCCAAATCCAGCAGAACGTTCTGCGGATGGGAGCTCTGGTGGAAAGTTCTTTTTGGCTAGCACATACTGCCCTGTTTGAGCGGAACTTAGAATCAGCACTGCAACTGGCACTCCAAGATAAGCAAATCGATCGCTACTATCGCCAGATTGAACAGGACTGCATTAACGCGATCGCTCTCCAAGCACCTGTATCCCGTGATTTACGCTGGCTCAGTGCCATGATGCAATTAACCAGGGATCTAGAGCGGATCGGCGATTATGCCGAAAACCTAGGTGAGATCGCCGTAAAGCTATTCCCCTATCCAATACCTACTTACATAGCGCGAATTGAAATGATGGCCAATCGCTGCCGAGCCATGCTAGCGCTAAGTTTGGTGGCGCTTGCAAATATGGATGCAGAGGCCGGATTTAAAATCAAGATTAAAGATGATGCGGTCGATGATGACTACCAGGATTTGTATAACCTGCTGTCGTGTCAAAAGCCCGATTCTAGTAGTTCGGAACCAATTATGCTGAGTGTGCTGGCGATCCACCACTTGGAGCGAATGGCCGATCATGCCACGAATATTGGCCAGCGGGTCGGGTATGTTGTAACTGGCGATCGTAGTTGA
- a CDS encoding DUF3352 domain-containing protein, with protein sequence MLTLLLMLLTGGVTNTVSEPVPAATFATDSQQASSPVLVQEPIASTPIITANIEATSPEFSQFPSQVQLKLTGTKVPLTKSSEALPGNIMAVAFFNFSTPAWENVELFNPFPVGLEELDLQEQILVLPEGMSFGENIAPWLDSQVAIAFQSPSDLVLETVDLDDPVGFITVFESSISIIMPSSDDSLLDDFLTELLDNHSRAPERISYGGYEILAWQIEEPTSTFPKIDIFGELGNATAIANIDGNLVLASNPVPIKAMIDARAEAGNLLSSKEFLRVLMHPQWSNSITTTYGDYGEFVRIAEVLFPDSDEFEAEFPFDYEDIKTGLESAAKEYSKFDGYFWIAKDGMYAQSRSYYANPSPSRAYLNDANGILAKLPGRSLVSISSRNFKQQWQWLDEQTELYPTYGFMLDFLREATPEILGLDLEEDLIAWMDGEYAAVLFPSNQGLGQALDLDLGIGFLLETSDRLAATRTLNKLTDFALTASDGNIQIAQRQIGGKTFTSWEVPEPENAQLLTSAFAYGWLDDNTIAVATGKSQLFAFSPEPDPAIVDTQLFQDAIANMPQPNLGYFFMNLDGLVDFTLTTISPEFLTLAPPEAIQLLNALQSMTLVYSSTAEHIQADFYLGLEPIEK encoded by the coding sequence TTGCTAACTCTTTTACTAATGCTGCTGACTGGTGGTGTCACCAATACTGTGAGTGAACCAGTGCCAGCCGCTACCTTTGCCACTGATTCCCAACAGGCTTCCAGTCCAGTTTTAGTGCAAGAGCCGATCGCCTCAACCCCAATAATTACTGCAAATATAGAAGCTACATCGCCAGAATTTAGCCAATTTCCTAGCCAAGTCCAATTAAAACTGACCGGTACTAAAGTTCCCTTGACTAAATCCAGTGAAGCTTTACCTGGGAATATTATGGCAGTGGCGTTTTTCAACTTTTCAACCCCTGCTTGGGAAAATGTCGAACTGTTTAATCCATTTCCGGTGGGGCTAGAAGAGCTTGATTTGCAAGAGCAAATTTTGGTGCTGCCGGAGGGGATGAGTTTTGGCGAGAATATTGCCCCCTGGTTAGATAGTCAGGTGGCGATCGCGTTCCAGTCACCCAGTGATTTAGTTTTAGAGACGGTAGATTTAGATGATCCGGTTGGTTTTATTACCGTATTTGAGTCCAGTATCTCGATTATTATGCCCAGTAGCGATGACAGTCTACTGGATGATTTTTTAACCGAACTCCTGGATAACCATAGCCGCGCTCCCGAAAGAATCAGCTATGGCGGGTATGAAATCCTGGCATGGCAGATAGAGGAGCCTACCAGCACTTTTCCCAAAATAGATATATTTGGGGAACTGGGTAATGCCACGGCGATCGCCAATATTGACGGCAATCTGGTGCTAGCCTCTAATCCTGTGCCGATTAAAGCAATGATTGATGCCAGGGCGGAAGCAGGCAACCTGCTGAGCAGCAAAGAATTCTTGCGGGTGCTGATGCATCCCCAGTGGTCTAATTCGATCACTACTACCTACGGCGATTATGGTGAATTTGTCCGCATCGCCGAGGTGCTTTTCCCAGATTCAGATGAGTTTGAAGCAGAATTCCCCTTCGACTACGAAGATATCAAAACGGGCTTAGAAAGCGCTGCCAAGGAATACAGCAAGTTTGATGGCTACTTCTGGATCGCCAAGGATGGCATGTATGCCCAATCGCGCAGCTATTATGCCAACCCCAGCCCTAGCCGTGCCTATCTGAATGATGCCAATGGCATTCTGGCCAAATTGCCTGGCCGATCGCTGGTGTCGATCTCCAGCCGCAACTTTAAGCAACAGTGGCAATGGCTAGACGAACAGACCGAGCTATATCCCACCTATGGTTTCATGCTGGATTTTCTGCGGGAGGCTACGCCCGAAATCCTTGGTTTGGATTTAGAAGAAGATCTTATTGCCTGGATGGATGGTGAATATGCCGCGGTGTTATTCCCCAGTAATCAAGGTTTAGGGCAGGCACTTGATTTGGATTTGGGCATCGGCTTTTTGCTAGAAACCAGCGATCGCCTAGCAGCCACCAGAACCCTGAATAAACTAACTGATTTTGCCCTCACCGCCTCAGATGGCAATATTCAGATTGCCCAGCGTCAGATTGGTGGCAAAACTTTCACCAGTTGGGAAGTACCAGAGCCGGAAAATGCTCAACTACTAACCAGCGCCTTTGCCTATGGCTGGCTGGATGATAATACGATCGCGGTGGCCACTGGTAAATCCCAGCTATTTGCCTTTAGCCCGGAGCCTGACCCAGCGATCGTCGATACGCAGCTATTTCAAGATGCGATCGCCAATATGCCCCAACCAAACCTTGGCTATTTCTTTATGAACCTGGATGGGCTGGTAGATTTTACACTTACAACCATCTCGCCAGAATTTTTGACGCTTGCCCCACCAGAAGCGATCCAGCTTTTAAATGCGCTGCAAAGTATGACGTTGGTTTATTCTTCTACGGCTGAGCATATCCAGGCTGATTTTTATTTGGGGCTGGAGCCGATCGAAAAATAA
- a CDS encoding PP2C family protein-serine/threonine phosphatase, which yields MSEDANQFLQLLRSPLILFKPRLSIKIVCWVFFCIVAIEAIILIPSVRRRERELLTRQREIAAGKVGLLADTSDANASSQELLAQFSNLASSKTIPGDISNLNAGNVNQTEFAPTILGGALYTQEGDLVGNFGETPELQFEQVANTDATALRNDNGTRYDVAWSPGKLGNEHVLVVRIDSTPVKDEYYAFIWRIAGLVLIIGLFTTVGSLVSLWLIVINPILQLRQDLIAAGDAVKEDREPPEFHCNSSQRRDELGDVIAAFFQMFRKISETIDERKQAQAALQESLIKVEAYSSALNHELEKGRQMQLGFLPSTITQKTGWEVAAFFKPAKQVAGDFYDVFELPGDRLGLVIADVCDKGVGAALFMALFRSLIRIFSGQTVLDGLVLSNGRGMDDSQIANMNEHALKSISLTNDYIAINHAELGMFATLFFGVLEPNTGKLTYINGGHEPLFILHPNGGIRGELNSSGPAVGIIPQATFKIGEAQLEPGEMLIGYTDGVPEARDADSKFFTTDRLRQILAKPPKSAKELTAEISGLVLEHTGTAEQFDDVTLIAVKRQG from the coding sequence ATGTCAGAAGATGCCAATCAGTTTCTGCAACTACTGCGATCGCCGCTGATTCTATTTAAGCCACGCCTATCAATCAAAATAGTCTGCTGGGTCTTTTTTTGCATTGTGGCGATCGAAGCGATTATCCTGATCCCCTCCGTCAGGCGGCGTGAGCGCGAGTTACTGACCAGACAAAGGGAGATCGCTGCTGGCAAGGTAGGCTTACTCGCTGACACCAGTGATGCTAATGCCTCAAGCCAGGAGTTATTAGCGCAATTTAGTAATCTTGCTTCAAGCAAAACAATTCCTGGTGATATTAGCAATCTAAACGCAGGGAATGTCAATCAAACCGAGTTTGCACCTACTATTCTCGGTGGTGCGCTTTATACCCAGGAGGGGGATCTGGTTGGTAATTTTGGAGAAACACCAGAGTTGCAATTTGAACAGGTTGCCAACACTGATGCGACTGCATTACGCAATGACAATGGTACTCGCTATGATGTGGCTTGGTCACCAGGAAAACTTGGTAACGAACATGTATTAGTGGTGCGGATTGATTCCACCCCGGTCAAAGATGAATATTATGCTTTTATCTGGCGGATTGCTGGCCTGGTATTAATAATTGGCCTATTCACCACCGTAGGATCGCTGGTTTCGCTTTGGCTAATTGTAATCAATCCTATTTTGCAGTTGCGGCAGGATCTGATCGCTGCTGGTGATGCGGTCAAAGAAGATCGTGAGCCGCCAGAATTTCATTGCAATTCAAGCCAGCGGCGGGATGAGTTGGGCGATGTGATCGCCGCTTTTTTTCAAATGTTTCGTAAAATCTCCGAGACGATCGACGAGCGGAAGCAGGCTCAAGCGGCTCTCCAGGAAAGTTTGATTAAAGTAGAAGCCTATTCCAGTGCCCTCAACCATGAGCTGGAAAAAGGCAGACAGATGCAATTGGGGTTCCTGCCCAGCACAATCACCCAAAAAACAGGCTGGGAAGTGGCGGCATTTTTCAAGCCTGCTAAACAGGTGGCTGGCGACTTTTATGATGTGTTTGAGCTACCGGGCGATCGCCTTGGCCTTGTGATCGCTGATGTGTGTGATAAAGGCGTGGGCGCTGCCTTGTTTATGGCTTTGTTTCGCAGTTTGATTCGGATCTTTTCTGGCCAAACCGTATTAGATGGCCTGGTGTTATCTAATGGACGTGGTATGGATGACAGCCAGATCGCTAACATGAATGAACATGCGCTCAAATCGATCAGCCTCACCAATGACTACATTGCGATCAACCATGCTGAATTGGGCATGTTTGCTACCCTCTTTTTTGGTGTCCTGGAGCCGAATACGGGCAAACTTACCTATATTAATGGTGGCCATGAACCATTATTTATTCTGCATCCCAATGGCGGGATCAGAGGCGAACTAAATTCTTCGGGACCAGCGGTGGGGATTATCCCTCAAGCTACATTTAAAATTGGCGAAGCGCAACTAGAACCCGGCGAGATGCTGATTGGCTATACCGATGGTGTGCCGGAGGCCAGGGATGCGGATAGTAAATTTTTTACCACCGATCGGCTCAGGCAAATTCTGGCCAAGCCACCAAAATCAGCCAAGGAGCTAACCGCTGAGATTTCTGGCCTGGTATTAGAACATACGGGCACAGCGGAGCAATTTGATGATGTCACCTTGATCGCGGTTAAACGGCAGGGGTAA
- the coaE gene encoding dephospho-CoA kinase (Dephospho-CoA kinase (CoaE) performs the final step in coenzyme A biosynthesis.), with protein MTQRMIGLTGGIATGKTLVSDYLGQTYNLPILDADVLAREAVDPAFAEIHGGKILKAIAAHFGSDVLKPDRTLNRAKLGELVFTNPDQRNWLEAQIHPYVRDRLVALAANYAPQTVVMAIPLLFEAKLTDLVTEIWLVVCEPEQQLQRLIARNNLSIDQAKQRIDAQMPLVEKVPLADYVLDNSAQPEDLYAQVDRLISAQENKNA; from the coding sequence ATGACGCAGCGCATGATTGGCCTGACTGGTGGCATTGCGACGGGTAAAACCCTGGTGTCTGACTATTTAGGCCAGACGTACAATTTGCCGATCCTGGATGCTGATGTGCTGGCGCGTGAGGCGGTTGATCCAGCTTTTGCGGAAATTCATGGCGGCAAAATTTTAAAGGCGATCGCCGCTCATTTTGGAAGTGACGTACTCAAGCCAGATCGTACGCTCAATCGCGCCAAGCTCGGTGAGCTAGTCTTTACCAATCCTGATCAACGAAATTGGTTAGAGGCACAAATTCATCCGTATGTGCGCGATCGCCTGGTTGCTCTAGCCGCAAACTATGCACCTCAAACCGTAGTGATGGCAATTCCACTGCTATTTGAAGCCAAGCTGACTGACCTGGTCACGGAAATATGGTTAGTAGTGTGTGAGCCAGAGCAGCAATTACAGCGCTTAATTGCTCGTAATAACTTATCGATCGACCAGGCAAAGCAAAGAATAGATGCCCAAATGCCCTTAGTAGAAAAAGTGCCTCTGGCGGATTACGTGCTGGATAATTCTGCCCAGCCGGAAGATCTATATGCTCAGGTCGATCGCTTAATTAGCGCCCAGGAAAATAAAAATGCCTGA
- the pyrE gene encoding orotate phosphoribosyltransferase → MNNNQNNSKQLLLDLICQLAYREGDFTLSSGQSSSYYVNCKLVTLHPYGAFWTGETLFKMLPETANFVAGLTLGADPIVTAVSVVSAIENHPVSGLIVRKKAKGHGTGVWIEGPLPPAGAEVVVLEDVVTTGQSALFAVEKLRQAGYTVQQIISLVDRQSGGAELYAKEGLKFERVFSIAQIQAHYAALQVQKG, encoded by the coding sequence ATGAATAATAATCAAAACAATTCTAAGCAACTGTTATTAGATCTTATCTGTCAATTGGCATATAGAGAAGGTGATTTCACTTTATCGTCTGGACAAAGTAGTTCATATTATGTCAATTGTAAGCTAGTTACTCTTCATCCCTATGGAGCATTTTGGACTGGAGAAACATTATTTAAAATGTTGCCAGAAACCGCAAATTTTGTTGCTGGTTTAACATTAGGAGCCGACCCAATTGTTACGGCAGTAAGTGTGGTTTCGGCAATCGAGAATCACCCTGTTTCCGGTTTGATTGTCAGGAAAAAAGCTAAAGGGCATGGCACCGGAGTCTGGATCGAAGGGCCACTCCCTCCTGCTGGGGCTGAGGTAGTGGTTTTAGAAGACGTGGTGACTACTGGCCAATCGGCATTGTTTGCAGTCGAAAAGCTTAGGCAGGCGGGATATACCGTTCAACAAATAATTAGTTTGGTCGATCGCCAATCCGGTGGTGCTGAACTTTATGCCAAAGAAGGGCTTAAGTTTGAGCGCGTTTTCTCGATCGCCCAGATTCAGGCTCATTACGCAGCGCTGCAAGTGCAAAAAGGTTAG
- a CDS encoding SpoIID/LytB domain-containing protein: MIKSISKSIRTLGLSIAFLMLAGIAHPAAASVLRILVKEDAGSQIPVAVTQSATLSVNGQEANRLEPGRWYNIPVDRVSTIVPTNNGLVQVGQNLYPGEIVVQSWQGKAVAVNVLPLEQYLRSVVPNEMPASWHMDALMAQAVAARSYAINTQRQDKWGGAPYDLVSDTRDQVYVGFFRFDPKTSQTKPLIHPRSDHAVASTAGYMLRSGFKGYYRARLPRNWISWGNGYMPVSDGQHLDQEMTQQMAERGWNWTQILAWWYRDEPIKQP, from the coding sequence ATGATCAAGAGTATTTCAAAAAGTATTCGTACTTTAGGCTTGTCTATTGCTTTCCTGATGCTGGCTGGTATTGCTCATCCTGCTGCCGCAAGTGTACTCAGGATTTTGGTTAAGGAAGATGCTGGATCTCAAATACCAGTTGCCGTCACCCAATCAGCAACCCTGAGTGTCAATGGCCAAGAGGCAAATCGCTTAGAGCCAGGTCGCTGGTATAACATCCCAGTCGATCGGGTTAGTACAATTGTGCCCACCAATAATGGCTTGGTGCAAGTTGGCCAAAACCTCTATCCAGGGGAGATCGTGGTTCAGTCCTGGCAGGGTAAGGCTGTGGCGGTGAATGTACTGCCCCTCGAACAATATTTACGCAGCGTTGTCCCCAATGAAATGCCCGCTAGCTGGCACATGGATGCTTTGATGGCTCAGGCGGTGGCGGCACGTAGTTATGCGATTAATACCCAACGCCAGGATAAATGGGGTGGCGCACCCTATGATCTTGTGAGCGACACCCGCGATCAGGTTTATGTGGGTTTCTTTCGCTTCGATCCCAAAACTTCTCAAACCAAGCCACTGATTCACCCGCGTAGCGATCATGCGGTTGCTTCCACGGCTGGCTACATGCTCCGCTCTGGCTTTAAGGGTTACTATAGAGCTAGGTTGCCACGCAACTGGATTAGCTGGGGTAATGGCTACATGCCCGTATCCGATGGCCAACATCTGGATCAGGAAATGACTCAACAGATGGCTGAAAGAGGCTGGAACTGGACACAGATCTTGGCATGGTGGTACCGTGATGAGCCAATCAAACAACCCTAG